The following are encoded together in the Lathyrus oleraceus cultivar Zhongwan6 chromosome 3, CAAS_Psat_ZW6_1.0, whole genome shotgun sequence genome:
- the LOC127131134 gene encoding uncharacterized protein LOC127131134, translating to MSSANFPAIFSALHKSKSHQGHKRKKHDSPSRSGETKKKRHHKVLTLEAPVLDADTIVVDTSILNKAPDPAVGASWSTSTPAAAALGKENSDAVSPASAQADASAKPSQPIADYTPSSPTSSPAHPLQSIDTAGEFIGSPIQINDSDFDSVISPATYTDSSSTSSDSSLSSSSLPLQDPRGPVDVDTSKNPPSQTTPLSAASPSSFQGLAIKPFALEAIARLCNLVKSRDASSDSEQLYHSGKMGSEATKTKALMEKVRFHALNPDLPFVLMHEPTVGLEILRVLAQLKDLQLSEYAKRATAALEQLLVPMLRHLDSVRETERQIASTEAFVKEKWEMVMNADAEVTKLLRTMEEKKQELISKQTRAAEIRQQIDALWRQIATLHSELESIAKEESCFIDEVLKPA from the exons ATGTCTTCAGCCAACTTCCCAGCCATCTTCTCAGCACTCCATAAATCCAAAAGCCATCAGGGCCACAAAAGGAAGAAGCATGATTCTCCCTCTAGGAGTGGCGAAACCAAGAAAAAGAGACATCATAAAGTGCTCACTCTAGAGGCTCCTGTTTTAGATGCCGACACTATTGTGGTCGACACTTCCATTCTTAACAAGGCCCCTGATCCAGCTGTGGGGGCTTCGTGGTCGACTAGCACCCCCGCTGCTGCTGCCTTGGGGAAAGAAAATTCAGATGCCGTTTCCCCTGCGTCGGCACAG GCTGATGCTTCTGCCAAGCCATCTCAACCTATCGCCGACTATACTCCTTCGTCGCCGACTTCTTCTCCAGCTCACCCACTACAATCTATCGACACCGCTGGTGAGTTCATTGGCTCCCCTATCCAGATTAATGACAGTGACTTTGACTCAGTCATTAGTCCTGCAACGTACACAGattccagttcgactagttctgactctagTCTTTCTTCATCTTCCTTGCCTTTGCAGGATCCAAGGGGACCAGTGGATGTTGACACCTCTAAGAACCCACCTTCTCAAACTACTCCTCTGTCGGCTGCTTCTCCTTCATCTTTCCAGGGTCTGGCGATAAAGCCTTTTGCCTTAGAAGCAATTGCTAGGCTCTGTAACCTAGTGAAATCACGTGATGCTTCTTCTGACTCTGAGCAGCTTTACCACTCTGGCAAAATGGGTTCTGAGGCGACGAAGACTAAAGCTTTAATGGAAAAAGTTCGCTTTCACGCCTTGAATCCTGACCTCCCTTTTGTACTTATGCATGAACCTACTGTCGGTCTAGAGATCTTGCGCGTGCTTGCCCAACTTAAAGATCTTCAACTCTCAGAATATGCCAAGCGTGCAACAGCCGCTTTAGAACAACTTCTGGTTCCCATGCTGCGCCATCTCGATAGCGTCAGGGAGACTGAACGCCAGATTGCATCTactgaggcctttgtgaaggaAAAGTGGGAGATGGTGATGAATGCCGACGCAGAGGTCACCAAACTACTGAGGACTATGGAGGAGAAGAAACAAGAGTTGATCTCCAAACAAACACGGGCCGCTGAGATACGCCAGCAAATTGATGCTCTTTGGCGTCAAATTGCTACTTTGCACAGTGAGTTGGAGTCAATTGCAAAGGAGGAGTCATGCTTTATCGACGAAGTTCTAAAACCTGCCTAG